Proteins encoded in a region of the Cardiocondyla obscurior isolate alpha-2009 linkage group LG18, Cobs3.1, whole genome shotgun sequence genome:
- the Upset gene encoding inactive histone-lysine N-methyltransferase 2E isoform X1 translates to MNEKNTKSTENNDDEAGQTAVSTTVETTKSASAKLEKKYDQANETTMSFVLKLDVETAATSVESATKDGVVSEGQPPPTLLLADRVWRSQEPVTVATGTITTMTGNTVVITSGDDVATAANSAKSQLLQCLEATSNQEQQTVTPASTLTTVKPVVTYPVAKGAKEQIQKVIASSQTSTTEVLTTRVISQKLPPSSTDQTQSVPVTANISSQTSANSTSSPSPNSGDACSWQSTMTTVQSTQPAYQSKNQVAIADLIQCGNKQQQMTATTNVQGTLHHKLQPIVGTSTTAVKAMDLQRYHTKSLPSGIITTSQPAQKIKTVTNVITTVSSVQRNNALSKSQGVPKTRVLPGQLINNQATANNANPQKIQLGNSTIQKATQPVTNVQKTTLQSVCNNQKVPVLSGNHLPNLKTQQQGLQKIQVPQKISLAVGRQQFQSNPQQMNNVSKSNNLVTGMQKYQSSGQHYMACQQPALSQTRSQSTTTGQKTLTAVQTTKLQTTGSNVCKSNSMPNVSKPSQNSNVLAVGKQQSQIQPTSTQLLQGSQVIQKSQQQQSANANNVQIQRSHSITNMHSKVIASVSNNQRTPSVVMNSKQPQQTVMRVGISKSQTQAAQTVAGLKTISQKPMVNSPVKTAANSQNNVIQHSVVQRNNNPPQSMKIIQQQQQQQNIIGPQNAPQKQPGCIKTIPPQKPLQRNHAQKISSTGVKPLLSPNVTGFTKAQGATATQVASKTSIKTLLPQQTMVASPNVIVSHKHSPIKIQQTIQLTPQYTQQIRQQTGQVKTLLPITSATIEPRKDLTENKNDNELRVSKEEEQSTPKSPVRRMPLPYECLQFVLQDHNYGAPPPRTPPPPPSPPHPKQQPINGASSSTATSQHPYIFSPVVSNTNVEDDAASAISSEAGREAEPEGEETETAPEGEGDDEDSVTRCICDFEHDDGYMICCDRCLVWQHVDCMGIDRSNIPDEYLCERCRPRRVDRQRARALQMRKREELLNSDTSSDTSSTSSADTDVGSANNATIQKKRSLSQQQSQVPRRNKSDASAQSSQVRRLNNNNNNNNNNVGKRQRRDSQARQSSAVRKKENATPKRGPGKRKAKRRTSLEDKEEDLQDAWGTNMAPLRQWIERYEEAVTNHYSPELRARISNIKVNGTHNDLRQSNMSVVATGKCRLNVHSNNLRFLVATMYLPPNTPVVELRGKYMLSTQHRLQYTQSGRQHVQRPGPFVFFYRLPRDGTEVCVDTRTYGNDARFVRRSCKPNAEVKHCIEKGTLHLYIVTTCAIEKNAEITIKHEQHDLLLSPNPNSPSLPIVCACNNQRECQIANAASQLNRRSSNGALVENADGRERRRRGRRNTVCEETDVTPPVVPPTSVTQTTTATATISSTSATVTPATPKRTVTTTVTTTTTRQVAKEDVTATIPITQPQTSPSSNQSVTTTPETKKDKKKMTREERKMEAIMKAFERLEKAEQRKQEVQARNAQRKESGGTHSDNEDSTPGQAKSSKQTNSERPLRRRRRKGRARTTSSSQSQSSSSRRTRLNSAESDVSSGDESNSMQSPPLLNQNRPPSRDAPYSSHLHTPVKNTTGDAGNTGSSSGHQGIPTAAGLLLALANSNAPGPSSSPPLQQPTPVKSPTCDSGASSSSQSSTPSTPLSSACLLVAAAVGPLAPGFKFPKTKKVLMNEWLKESPDPPQASVSQVSPLPTLPPAGPPALQNSMNPLCGRHFSSVSTEASAEFLSQSYAAKSLATLVQAANSVSGICDSPPQRRQQVSTSNNNGNAGCPAMSSGSAKKRWLRQAISEECDSPNSRPESPPSLSETVAPPKKRRIARESLSSDNYTPPTTPTMLLPTEVTPNSRSLCPADDDYTERVQSPMEQTDEKHYDLESTKEEIKMDHKLADSNKPAVREKLSVDIFSQTKLFVKHEEKTEDSVKTEGSSEINTENVTIKKEKNSPKWEEDDTKSECNYDQLNQKLIEKIRETVEKVKKESFTKEEIVKGTVEIIDQNEPDTEMEEFSSPIATIEPDAILKQRVVEMQLEFGGSISEIMNIVSSEIEKSNDEKSSEATPKGQEVVERSDDNASIDEFDVEAQMKKITGDDGNDYQEKIDTSSEKDKSMDGIEGLMESSKEDSDSEDKDMDDDKYCESSFKLFDISREEAPFKKSDTKPDIKPEQIIVTEDSTKETDKGRSDEPAKEVSKAEQSSTFAALSEESIFESASTNMDAEPIADPPKIFHSIPPLSERIRKKADPSATSKTPKMDFEAAIIESTISMDVVDGSKNGEQKSILSTALRELLEAKLDDEPTGEVMKNDIDNEINTPSQIIQPKSDSSEHSLDTVQDSASIQEIPKPEETKEIPAKEEEAKPKEIKRLKDPRTVVPNSMPAPAFKPDALPPVKRKLSISEYRKRKQQSSGGTGTEPDSSNDASTTDKSGARGRSDSASSGTSSLSSDEEGAKATLDVTGLNALTLFPNGANENDEKKAGEEGTIGWSAAPTLVERQRENLTERLKREFGLFLSDDEEERARKHGLTAEAILKAHKSSPPNLVVSTPPAYPGIPQLPPQPYIPPPGSASIHYPQFQNKPATVQYPNFAIPPPTTTQQSMYATATPTQTTAVGKQTQQAQFLVPQASQAPPGSNPYPPQFVPSQPLPPPVTGTAVSISKFPSTTPPAPSPSTQVSYPPAPSGQPQKPFFNHPAPRS, encoded by the exons ATGAAtgagaaaaatacaaaatctaCAGAAAATAACGATGACGAAGCAGGGCAAACAGCTGTCTCAACAACGGTCGAAACGACCAAGTCTGCGTCTGCGAAATTGGAGAAGAAATACGACCAGGCCAATGAAACCACCATGAGTTTCGTTTTAAAACTAGACGTGGAAACCGCGGCGACGTCGGTGGAAAGTGCAACAAAAGACGGTGTTGTAAGTGAAGGACAACCTCCACCGACGTTGCTGTTAGCTGATAGGGTATGGCGATCCCAGGAGCCTGTTACAGTCGCTACTGGCACTATCACTACCATGACGGGGAATACTGTGGTGATTACGAGTGGTGACGATGTTGCTACGGCTGCTAATAGTGCCAAGTCGCAATTATTACAGTGTCTGGAAGCTACCAGCAATCAAGAGCAGCAGACTGTCACCCCTGCGTCCACTCTCACGACGGTTAAACCTGTGGTGACTTATCCAGTTGCCAAAGGTGCCAAGGAGCAGATACAGAAAGTGATTGCTAGTTCGCAGACCAGCACCACGGAAGTGTTGACAACGCGCGTTATCTCGCAGAAATTACCACCATCGTCTACTGATCAGACGCAGTCTGTTCCAGTAACTGCCAACATTTCTTCTCAAACGTCAGCCAATTCGACATCCTCACCATCACCCAATAGCGGCGATGCTTGTTCCTGGCAGTCAACCATGACTACTGTGCAAAGTACTCAGCCAGCGTATCAGTCGAAGAATCAGGTTGCAATAGCTGATCTTATTCAATGTGGTAATAAGCAACAACAAATGACAGCAACAACCAATGTACAAGGTACGTTACATCACAAGCTTCAACCAATAGTAGGCACTTCTACTACGGCAGTGAAGGCAATGGATTTACAACGGTATCATACGAAATCATTACCAAGCGGCATCATTACAACTAGTCAACCTGCGCAAAAAATCAAGACCGTAACAAATGTAATCACTACTGTGTCATCTGTACAACGTAATAATGCTCTATCTAAGTCTCAAGGCGTGCCGAAGACACGAGTATTACCTGGTCAACTTATAAACAATCAAGCGACCGCGAATAACGCAAATCCGCAAAAGATTCAATTGGGCAATTCTACGATACAGAAGGCAACACAACCTGTAACAAATGTGCAAAAAACAACGCTTCAATCTGTCTGCAACAATCAAAAAGTTCCAGTGCTAAGTGGCAATCATCTTCCAAATCTCAAGACGCAGCAGCAAGGTTTACAGAAAATACAGGTGCCTCAAAAAATATCTTTAGCTGTGGGCAGACAACAGTTTCAATCAAATCCACAACAGATGAATAATGTCTCAAAATCTAATAACCTTGTAACTGGCATGCAAAAATATCAATCATCCGGGCAACATTATATGGCATGCCAGCAACCGGCATTATCTCAAACAAGATCTCAATCGACGACGACCGGACAAAAAACATTAACAGCAGTACAAACCACCAAATTGCAAACCACGGGGAGTAATGTTTGTAAGAGCAATAGCATGCCGAATGTTTCTAAACCATCGCAAAATTCAAACGTGCTTGCAGTAGGCAAACAGCAATCACAAATACAGCCTACATCAACACAATTATTACAGGGCTCACAAGTAATTCAAAAATCTCAACAGCAACAATCGGCAAACGCGAATAACGTACAAATTCAAAGAAGTCACAGTATTACTAATATGCATTCAAAAGTGATAGCATCTGTATCGAACAATCAAAGAACGCCTTCGGTTGTGATGAATTCGAAGCAGCCGCAGCAAACAGTGATGAGGGTAGGAATATCAAAAAGTCAAACGCAAGCTGCACAAACTGTAGCAGGTCTAAAAACTATCTCGCAAAAACCCATGGTAAACAGCCCTGTCAAGACTGCTGCAAATTCtcaaaataatgttattcAACACTCTGTAGTAcagagaaataataatcctCCTCAATctatgaaaattattcaacagcagcaacaacagcagaATATAATCGGTCCACAGAACGCTCCGCAAAAGCAGCCTGGATGCATTAAAACTATTCCTCCGCAAAAACCCTTACAGAGGAATCATGCTCAAAAAATCAGCAGTACTGGTGTTAAACCTTTATTGAGTCCAAACGTAACGGGATTTACAAAAGCTCAAGGTGCAACCGCGACGCAAGTAGCGTCAAAGACGAGTATCAAGACCCTACTGCCGCAGCAGACAATGGTCGCATCGCCTAACGTAATAGTTTCGCATAAACACTCGCCgattaaaattcaacaaaCAATACAGTTGACTCCACAATATACTCAGCAGATCCGACAGCAAACCGGACAAGTAAAAACCTTGCTTCCGATAACTTCAGCTACGATTGAGCCTCGTAAAGATCTCACTGAAAATAA aAATGATAACGAGTTGCGGGTGTCTAAAGAAGAAGAGCAAAGTACTCCTAAATCACCAGTGAGGAGAATGCCTCTTCCTTACGAG TGTCTTCAGTTCGTTCTTCAAGATCATAATTATGGTGCGCCACCACCACGAACACCACCACCGCCTCCATCGCCACCTCATCCGAAACAACAACCTATTAATGGTGCCAGCAGTTCTACAGCTACGTCTCAACATCCTTACATATTTAGTCCTG tTGTGAGCAATACTAATGTGGAGGATGATGCTGCTAGTGCGATTAGTAGTGAAGCAGGACGAGAAGCCGAACCGGAAGGTGAAGAAACCGAAACAGCACCCGAAGGGGAAGGTGATGACGAGGATAGTGTTACTAGATGCATCTG cgacTTTGAACACGACGATGGATATATGATATGTTGTGATCGTTGCTT AGTATGGCAACATGTCGATTGCATGGGCATTGATCGTTCGAACATTCCTGATGAATACCTTTGCGAGAGATGTCGACCGCGGCGAGTGGACAGACAGCGAGCACGCGCTTTGCAGATGCGTAAACGCGAAGAGCTTCTCAATTCGGACACATCATCCGACACATCGTCTACGAGTTCGGCGGATACGGACGTCGGGTCTGCGAACAATGCTACGATTCAAAAGAAACGCTCGCTTTCGCAGCAGCAATCACAAGTTCCAAGACGCAACAAATCCGATGCATCCGCTCAATCGTCGCAGGTCCGAAGATTGAataacaacaataataataataacaataacgtTGGAAAAAGACAGAGGAGGGACTCTCAAGCTCGACAATCGAGTGCTGTTCGTAAGAAGGAGAACGCTACTCCAAAACGAGGACCTGGAAAACGTAAGGCTAAAAGAAGAACAAGTCTCGAAGATAAAGAGGAAGATTTGCAAGATGCTTGGGGCACTAATATGGCACCTCTAAGGCAGTGGATTGAACGATACGAAGAAGCCGTTACGAATCATTATAGTCCCGAATTACGAGCCAGGATATCAAATATCAAAGTCAACGGTACACATAACGATCTCAGGCAAAGTAACATGAGTGTTGTTGCTACTGGTAAATGCAGACTCAATGTGCACAGCAATAATCTTAGA TTTTTAGTGGCGACAATGTATCTTCCACCAAACACCCCCGTTGTGGAATTACGAGGCAAATATATGCTCAGTACACAACACCGACTGCAATACACGCAAAGTGGTAGGCAACACGTTCAACGGCCAGGACCGTTTGTCTTTTTCTATCGTTTGCCACGCGACGGCACCGAAGTATGCGTTGATACGCGGACGTATGGAAACGACGCAAGGTTCGTACGACGTAGCTGCAAACCAAATGCCGAAGTAAAGCATTGCATCGAAAAGGGCACGCTGCATCTCTATATCGTGACAACATGTGCAATTGAAAAGAACGCCGAGATAACAATTAAACACGAGCAACACGATCTATTGCTATCACCTAATCCTAATTCTCCTTCGTTGCCGATTGTTTGCGCGTGTAACAATCAGCGGGAGTGTCAAATTGCAAATGCGGCAAGTCAACTAAACAGAAGAAGTAGCAATGGCGCTCTCGTTGAAAATGCTGA tgGCAGAGAAAGAAGGCGACGGGGTAGAAGGAACACAGTATGCGAAGAGACCGATGTCACGCCGCCAGTAGTACCTCCTACGAGTGTTACGCAAACCACTACTGCTACTGCAACAATATCGTCCACATCGGCGACAGTAACTCCGGCGACACCGAAAAGAACCGTCACAACAACAGTTACAACTACAACGACCCGCCAAGTTGCCAAGGAAGATGTTACAGCAACGATACCGATTACGCAGCCTCAAACATCGCCTAGTTCGAATCAATCGGTGACAACGACACCAGAAAcgaagaaagataaaaagaaaatgactcGAGAAGAGAGGAAGATGGAAGCGATTATGAAGGCTTTTGAAAGGCTAGAAAAAGCGGAACAAAGGAAACAAGAAGTGCAAGCGAGAAATGCGCAACGGAAAGAATCTGGCGGCACGCACAGCGATAACGAGGATTCAACGCCAGGACAGGCGAAAAGTAGCAAACAGACGAATTCGGAGAGACCGCTGCGACGGAGAAGGCGAAAAGGTCGGGCGAGAACGACAAGCTCGTCTCAGTCGCAAAGCAGCAGTAGCCGAAGAACGAGATTGAATTCGGCCGAATCTGACGTATCTTCCGGAGACGAGAGCAATTCTATGCAGTCACCGCCTCTGTTGAATCAAAATCGTCCGCCTAGCCGGGACGCTCCTTATTCGTCGCATTTACACACTCCAGTTAAGAACACGACGGGCGATGCTGGGAATACTGGATCCTCTAGTGGCCATCAAGGTATTCCCACTGCAGCTGGTTTACTCCTGGCCTTAGCAAATTCGAACGCTCCCGGTCCTTCAAGCTCGCCGCCGTTACAGCAACCTACACCTGTTAAGAGTCCTACTTGTGACAGCGGAGCCAGTAGTAGCTCGCAGAGTTCAACACCATCGACACCACTGTCGTCTGCCTGCTTGTTAGTGGCCGCTGCAGTCGGCCCGTTGGCTCCGGGTTTCAAGTttccaaaaacaaaaaaagtgcTGATGAACGAGTGGTTGAAGGAATCGCCAGACCCGCCACAAGCTAGTGTATCACAAGTGTCGCCTTTGCCGACTCTACCACCTGCCGGTCCTCCGGCTCTACAAAATTCCATGAATCCGTTATGTGGCAGGCATTTCTCATCGGTATCTACAGAAGCGTCAGCGGAATTTCTGTCGCAAAGTTATGCAGCCAAAAGCTTAGCTACTCTCGTACAGGCCGCTAATTCAGTTAGCGGCATATGCGACTCACCGCCACAACGTCGACAGCAAGTGTCCACTAGTAACAACAACGGAAATGCTGGCTGTCCCGCTATGTCATCAGGCTCGGCAAAAAAGCGATGGTTGCGCCAGGCGATCTCCGAAGAGTGTGATTCGCCTAATAGCCGACCTGAAAGTCCACCGTCGCTTAGCGAAACGGTAGCACCACCAAAAAAGCGAAGAATAGCTCGAGAGAGTTTGTCATCGGATAATTACACTCCACCAACGACACCAACTATGCTACTTCCGACCGAAGTAACGCCTAATAGCAGATCATTGTGCCCTGCTGAC gaTGACTATACAGAACGTGTGCAATCGCCTATGGAACAAACCGATGAAAAACATTACGATTTGGAATCCacgaaagaagaaattaaaatggaTCATAAACTTGCAGATTCTAATAAACCTGCCGTTCGAGAAAAACTTTCAGTCGATATTTTTTCTCAAACAAAACTTTTTGTTAAACACGAAGAAAAAACAGAAGACTCCGTTAAAACAGAAGGATCATCTGaaataaatacagaaaatgttacgataaaaaaagaaaaaaattctccgAAGTGGGAGGAAGACGATACAAAATCTGAATGTAATTACGATCAATTAAACcagaaattaattgagaaaattcGTGAAACGgtggagaaagtaaaaaaagaatctttcaCGAAAGAAGAAATTGTCAAAGGCACAGTCGAGATAATTGATCAAAATGAACCCGATACCGAAATGGAAGAATTCAGTTCTCCAATCGCTACTATAGAACCTGATGCGATTTTAAAACAACGAGTGGTCGAGATGCAACTGGAGTTTGGCGGTAGCATCTCTGAAATTATGAATATCGTCAGTagcgaaatagaaaaatcgaATGATGAAAAATCATCCGAAGCCACTCCGAAAGGTCAAGAAGTTGTCGAGAGATCAGACGACAACGCATCCATCGATGAATTCGACGTCGAGGCGCAGATGAAGAAGATCACGGGCGACGATGGTAACGACTATCAGGAAAAGATCGACACGAGTTCGGAGAAGGACAAAAGCATGGACGGAATAGAGGGTCTAATGGAGAGCTCGAAGGAGGATTCAGATTCCGAGGATAAGGACATGGATGATGACAAGTACTGCGAATCTTCCTTTAAGTTGTTTGATATCAGTCGCGAAGAGGCACCTTTCAAAAAATCGGATACTAAGCCCGATATTAAACCGGAACAGATTATCGTTACAGAAGACAGCACGAAAGAGACGGATAAGGGTAGGAGCGACGAGCCCGCAAAGGAAGTCTCCAAGGCGGAGCAGTCGTCTACCTTCGCTGCGTTATCGGAGGAATCCATCTTCGAATCGGCTTCTACGAACATGGACGCGGAGCCCATCGCGGACCCTCCCAAGATCTTTCACTCGATTCCACCTTTGAGCGAGCGCATTCGCAAGAAGGCCGATCCATCTGCCACATCGAAAACACCTAAGATGGACTTTGAGGCGGCTATCATAGAATCCACGATAAGTATGGACGTTGTAGACGGGTCCAAAAACGGTGAGCAAAAGTCGATATTGTCAACTGCGTTGCGAGAACTCTTGGAAGCGAAACTGGACGACGAGCCAACGGGCGAAGTAATGAAAAATGACATTGATAATGAGATTAACACGCCATCACAAATAATACAACCAAAATCAGACTCCTCTGAACATAGTTTAGACACGGTACAAGATTCAGCTTCAATTCAGGAAATTCCAAAGCCAGAAGAGACCAAGGAGATTCCCGCCAAGGAGGAAGAGGCCAAACCCAAAGAGATAAAGCGGTTAAAAGACCCGAGGACAGTTGTACCGAATAGTATGCCAGCACCAGCTTTTAAACCGGACGCTCTTCCTCCCGTTAAACGCAAG cTATCCATATCGGAATATCGTAAACGGAAGCAGCAGTCATCCGGAGGAACGGGAACGGAGCCGGATTCATCGAACGACGCTTCTACAACAGATAAAAGTGGAGCGCGAGGTAGATCTGACAGTGCCAGCAGTGGCACTTCTTCGCTCAGTTCTGACGAGGAAGGAGCTAAAGCGACGCTTGATGTGACAGGCCTTAATGCATTAACGCTCTTTCCTAATGGCGCTAATGAgaacgatgaaaaaaaag CCGGAGAAGAAGGTACGATTGGTTGGTCTGCAGCACCGACTTTGGTAGAACGTCAACGAGAAAACCTCACCGAACGATTGAAACGCGAGTTCGGACTGTTCCTCAGCGATGACGAAGAGGAAAGAGCTCGTAAACATg GTTTGACAGCAGAGGCAATACTAAAGGCACACAAGTCCTCTCCTCCTAACTTGGTTGTCAGTACTCCACCGGCATATCCGGGAATACCTCAATTACCTCCGCAACCGTATATACCGCCACCTGGCTCGGCGTCCATCCATTATCCTCAGTTCCAAAATAAACCTGCAACAGTGCAGTATCCAAACTTTGCGATACCGCCACCGACCACGACACAGCAATCAATGTACGCCACCGCGACGCCAACACAAACGACCGCGGTTGGCAAGCAGACGCAGCAAGCGCAGTTTTTGGTACCCCAGGCGTCTCAAGCACCACCGGGATCCAATCCATATCCACCACAATTCGTCCCATCCCAGCCGTTGCCGCCGCCGGTTACGGGAACGGCGGTGTCGATCTCTAAGTTCCCATCGACGACGCCGCCAGCTCCGTCTCCAAGCACCCAGGTGTCATATCCTCCAGCACCATCGGGACAACCTCAGAAGCCGTTCTTTAACCACCCGGCACCGAGGTCGTAA